The Mercurialis annua linkage group LG8, ddMerAnnu1.2, whole genome shotgun sequence genome window below encodes:
- the LOC126660925 gene encoding auxin-responsive protein SAUR68-like, whose amino-acid sequence MISAKNLLKLAKKWQKLAAISRKRITSPQTIDASSSCSTSSQAEKGYFVVYSADQKRFLLPLEYLNNELVRELFDMAEDEFGLPSDGPLTLPCDAEVMEYAICLIKQKAARDVQQALLTSIASNYFSSSLHQSRTRLLSICSF is encoded by the coding sequence ATGATCAGTGCCAAGAATCTCCTCAAGTTGGCAAAGAAATGGCAGAAACTCGCGGCTATTAGCCGAAAGCGGATCACATCACCTCAAACTATAGATGCAAGTAGTTCTTGCAGCACTTCATCACAAGCGGAAAAGGGTTACTTTGTGGTCTATTCTGCCGATCAGAAACGTTTCTTGTTGCCTTTGGAGTATCTCAACAACGAACTAGTTCGAGAGCTATTCGACATGGCAGAAGACGAGTTTGGATTGCCTAGCGACGGGCCTCTTACTTTACCATGTGATGCGGAGGTTATGGAATATGCAATCTGTTTGATTAAACAAAAGGCGGCAAGGGACGTACAACAAGCCTTGTTGACTTCTATAGCAAGCAATTACTTTTCATCATCGTTACATCAATCAAGAACCCGTCTATTATCAATTTGTAGCTTCTGA
- the LOC126660923 gene encoding auxin-responsive protein SAUR68-like: MINSKKLLKLAKKWQKLAAIRRKRITSPQTTDSASACSTSSSKAQKGHFVVYSADQKHFLLPLEYLSNEIIRELFDMAEEEFGLPSGGPLTLPCDTELMEYAICLIKNKATRDAEQAFLTSIASSCFSSSLHQTTIHQLPICSF, from the coding sequence ATGATTAATTCCAAGAAACTCCTGAAATTGGCAAAGAAATGGCAGAAACTCGCTGCTATTCGCAGAAAACGCATCACATCACCTCAAACTACAGATTCAGCTAGTGCTTGCAGCACTTCTTCATCAAAAGCTCAAAAGGGTCATTTCGTAGTTTATTCTGCTGATCAGAAACATTTCCTGTTGCCTTTGGAGTATCTTAGCAATGAAATAATCCGAGAACTATTCGACATGGCAGAGGAGGAGTTTGGATTGCCTAGCGGTGGACCTCTTACGTTACCATGTGATACAGAGCTTATGGAATATGCAATTTGTTTGATTAAAAACAAGGCCACAAGAGATGCAGAACAAGCATTTTTGACTTCCATAGCTAGCAGTTGCTTCTCATCATCATTACATCAAACAACAATCCACCAATTACCAATTTGTAGCTTTTAA
- the LOC126660921 gene encoding auxin-responsive protein SAUR68-like, with translation MINSKKLLKFAKKWQKLTAIRRKRITSPQTTDSASSCSTSSSKAEKGHFVVYSADQKRFLLSLEYLNNEIIRELFDMAEEEFGLPSGGPLMLPCDAELMEYAICLIKNKATRDAEQALLTCVATNCGSSSVRDQTTIYQLPICSF, from the coding sequence ATGATTAATTCAAAGAAACTCCTGAAATTTGCAAAGAAATGGCAGAAACTCACTGCTATTCGCCGAAAACGCATCACATCACCTCAAACTACAGATTCAGCTAGTTCTTGCAGCACTTCTTCATCAAAAGCTGAAAAGGGTCATTTCGTAGTTTATTCTGCTGATCAGAAACGTTTCCTGTTGTCTTTAGAGTATCTAAACAATGAAATAATCCGAGAGTTATTCGACATGGCAGAGGAAGAGTTTGGATTGCCTAGCGGTGGACCTCTTATGTTACCATGTGATGCAGAGCTGATGGAATATGCAATTTGTTTGATTAAAAACAAGGCCACAAGAGATGCCGAACAAGCATTGTTGACTTGTGTAGCTACAAATTGTGGTTCATCATCAGTTCGAGATCAAACAACAATATACCAATTACCAATTTGTAGCTTTTGA
- the LOC126660924 gene encoding auxin-responsive protein SAUR68-like, with the protein MINHKKLLKLAKKWQKLAAIRRKRITSPQIAGSISSCSTSSKAEKGHFVVYSSDQKRFLLPLEYLSNQIIRELFDMAEEEFGLTSGGPLTLPCDAELMEYAICLIKNKATSDAERALLTSIASSCCSSSLHQTTIKQLPICSF; encoded by the coding sequence ATGATCAATCACAAGAAACTCCTGAAATTGGCTAAGAAATGGCAGAAACTCGCTGCTATTAGGCGAAAACGAATCACTTCGCCTCAAATTGCAGGTTCAATTAGCTCTTGCAGCACATCATCAAAAGCTGAAAAGGGACATTTCGTAGTTTATTCTTCTGACCAGAAACGTTTCTTGCTGCCTTTGGAGTATCTTAGCAACCAAATAATTCGAGAGCTATTCGACATGGCAGAGGAAGAGTTTGGATTGACTAGCGGTGGACCTCTTACGCTACCATGTGATGCAGAGCTCATGGAATATGCAATTTGTTTGATAAAAAACAAGGCTACAAGTGATGCAGAACGAGCCTTGTTGACTTCCATAGCTAGCAGTTGCTGCTCATCATCCTTGCATCAAACGACAATCAAACAATTACCAATTTGTAGCTTTTGA
- the LOC126660922 gene encoding auxin-responsive protein SAUR68-like: MINSKKLLKLAKKWQKLAAISRKRITSPQTSSTTDSTCSTSSKAEKGHFVVYSTDQQRFLLPLEYLNNELIRELFDMAEEEFGLPSGGPLTLPCDAELMEYAVSLIKRKAARDVEQALLTSIATNCFSLSLQQKTIHRLPICSF, encoded by the coding sequence ATGATCAATTCCAAGAAACTCCTTAAATTGGCAAAGAAATGGCAGAAACTCGCTGCTATTAGCCGCAAACGCATCACATCACCTCAAACCAGTTCTACTACAGATTCAACTTGCAGCACATCATCAAAAGCCGAAAAGGGCCATTTCGTAGTGTACTCTACTGATCAGCAACGCTTCTTGTTGCCTTTGGAGTATCTTAACAATGAACTAATTCGAGAGCTATTCGACATGGCAGAGGAAGAGTTTGGATTGCCTAGCGGCGGACCTCTTACATTACCATGTGATGCAGAGCTTATGGAATATGCAGTTTCTTTGATCAAACGAAAGGCTGCGAGAGACGTAGAACAAGCATTGTTGACTTCTATAGCTACAAATTGCTTTTCATTATCATTACAACAAAAAACAATCCACCGATTACCAATTTGTAGCTTTTGA
- the LOC126661479 gene encoding pre-mRNA-splicing factor cwf23-like translates to MQIYLEVETMTDRSTAMRTDFVDHYLVLGISNIEGLNLVEEDITKLFKKKALKLHPDKNLDDPNAKSKFQKLLSSYQILKNPTSRKKFHDLLYEQRSYNQQKRSRVYEVSESLKKRSRVYEVSESLKKRSKMRWREQNVEARKARKRRDNNVNFFSLNAAAEASRQDNLLKFFDDSYRPIHPNENLENPASGSGK, encoded by the exons ATGCAAATATATCTTGAAGTTGAAACCATGACTGATCGATCAACAGCAATGAGAACTGATTTTGTAGATCATTATCTAGTCTTAGGTATTTCAAACATTGAAGGACTTAACCTTGTGGAAGAAGATATCACAAAATTGTTCAAGAAAAAGGCCTTGAAGTTGCATCCTGACAAGAATCTTGATGATCCAAACGCCAAGTCCAAATTTCAGAAGCTACTTTCTTCGTATCAGATCCTGAAAAACCCGACTTCACGTAAAAAATTTCATGATTTGCTGTACGAACAGCGTTCGTATAATCAACAGAAACGTTCTCGAGTTTATGAGGTTTCAGAATCTCTCAAGAAACGTTCTCGAGTTTATGAGGTTTCAGAATCTCTCAAGAAACGTTCCAAGATGCGGTGGAGGGAGCAGAATGTCGAGGCTAGAAAAGCACGAAAACGGAGGGATAATAATGTGAACTTTTTTAGCTTGAATGCAGCGGCGGAAGCTAGTCGTCAGGATAATTTACTTAAATTTTTTGATGATAGTTACA GACCAATTCATCCGAATGAAAATCTCGAAAATCCGGCTTCTGGTTctggaaaataa